In the Diospyros lotus cultivar Yz01 chromosome 13, ASM1463336v1, whole genome shotgun sequence genome, ttggtcacatgagcctGAAAGGTCTGCAGGCACTAAAAAACCAAGGCTACCTTGGACCGGTGTCTGTCGAATCCTTGGATTTTTGTGAGCCATGTATTCTGGGTAAGCAACACAAGTTGAGTTTCCATCAAGGGACTCACATGGCGAAGGTATGCCTAGAATACTTGCATGCTGATTTGTGGGGACCTTCCCAGGTTCCCTCCCATGGTGGTAACATGTATTTCCTTTCCATTATAGATGATTACATTAGAAAAGTTTGGGTATTCTTACTAAAAACCAAGGATCAGACAttggaaaattttaaaacatggaaaactttggtagaaaatcaaactgataAGAAGATTAAAGTGTTAAGGACAAATAATGGATTGGAATTCTGTAACAGAGAATTTGATGCATATTGTAATTCATAAGGCATACTTAGGCATAAGACAGTTAggaatacaccccaacaaaatggggtggctaaaagaatgaataggaccctACTTGAAAAAGTTAGGTGCCTTCTATTTACCTCAAGTAtgcctaaatccttttggggtGAGGTTCTTTCAATTGCATCTTATTTAATCAATAGAAGCCCTTCAACAGTCCTAAATTTTAAATACCCTGAAGAAATGTGAACTGGtaagaaagtaaattttgaaTACTTAAGATTTTTGGTTGTGAGGCATATGCTCATCAATCTAAAGGAAAGTTAGAACCCAGATCcaaaaaatgtgtgtttgtaGGCTACTAAGAAGGTACTAAGGGATATAGGCTGTGGGATAGACATTCAGGTGGAGTTAAGATAATCATTAGTAGAGATGTCATATTCAATGAATCTAAATTCCCTTGTAAGATAACAAATACAGAAGAATCTAATGATAAGAGAAAACTAGATGATCATACTATTCTAGAGGATACTCAAATTCAGGTGGAGCAACCAACTGTGGGAAATAACACGTCTGGTGCTCCAGCCACATTTGAACCAGATTTGGGAAATGTTTCATCCTCTACTAACCATACCTCTTATCATAATTCTGATCAAGAGGAACAAACAGACAACCCTGAGATTGAGAAGGAACAAACCAGTGTTCCCCAACAGGATCTTAGTGACTATCAACTAGCCAGAGATAGGAGGAGGAGGGTGGTAAGACCACCCTCTAGGTATGCTTATTCAGATTTAGTGTACTATGCTCTGGTTGTAGGTTATGAATTGAGAGATAATGAGCCTTCTACTTATAAGGAGGCTGTTAACTCTCAAGACAGTGTTAGATGGCAGCAAGCCATGGATGAAGAAATGGCATCCCTTGCTACAAATAGAACCTGGGAACTTGTTCCCAGACCAAAGAATCAAAAGTTGATTCAATGTAAGTGGCTGTACAAATTAAAGGAAGGTATGTCACCCTCTGAACCTATTAAATACAAAGCAAGGTTAGTTGCCAAGGGTTTCACCCAAAGAGAGGGAATAGATtataatgaaattttttctccAGTTGTCAAGTTTAAAACTATCCATTTAATGCTTGTTGTTActattcattttgatttagaacttgaacaactagatgttaaaaCTGCCTTCCTGCATGGTGATTTGGATGAACAAATATATATGGTTCAACATGTTGGATGTATTGACTCAATTAAACCTCAGCATGTTTGTTTATTAAAGAAATCATTGTATGGCCTAAAACAGTCAcctagacaatggtataagaaatttgacCATTTTGGTTCAAAAACTGGCTTTATTAGAAGTTAGTATGATAATTGTTTCTATTTCACCCTTTCTGATATTCCTATTTATTTGCTGCTATATGTAAATGATATTCTGTTAATTAGCAAATCCAAGTCCAAAATCAGTGAattaaaatctatgttaaatatgaaatttgacaTGAAGGACTTAGAGCATGctaagaaaattctagaaatgaaaatagaaagaaatagaagcaatttcagtttaaaaatacAGCAACATGATTACTTGTTAAAGGCTGTGCAAAGATTTGGTATGAATAATTGTAAACCTGTATCGGTTCCTTTAGCTGGTCATTTCTTGCTTTCAAAAGCTCAATGTCCACTTCAAATTCTGAAATCATTAAGATGGAAAATGTACCTTATGCAAATGCCATAGGAACTATTATGTATTCTATGATTAGTACCAGGCCTGACCTTGCTCATTCAATTTCCTTACTAAGTAAATACATGTCAAACCTTGGGAAACCTCATTGGGATGCCTTGAAATACTTGTTTAGATATATAAATGGTTCTATTGACATTGGTTTGTGTTATGAAAGAAGATATGATAATCTTGATCTTGTGGGATACGTAGATTCAGATTTTGCAGGTGATAAAGACTCTAGGAAATCCACTATAGCTTACGTCTTCACATTGGGAGGTAACTGCATCAGCTGGAAGTCACAATTGTAGCCTCTGGTTGCATTGTCTTCCACTAAGGCAGAATACGTGGCAATCACTGATGCCTTTAaagaagccatatggcttcaaggCCTCCTGAGGGAAATCAAtttgcttcaaagcaaagtggTGGTATTCTCGGATGGTCAAAGTGTTATCCACCTCTGTAAAAATCCGATATATCATGAGAGGACTAAGCACGTTGAGGTAAAGTATCACTTTGTCCGAGAACTGGTAAGAAATGGAACTGTGATTATTAAAAAGGTTTCTACCGAGGATAATCCAGCTGATATGGGAACCAAGACTTTGACTGCAACcaagttcaagcattgcttgaGTTTGCTGCACATTGAAGTTAGTTAATCCTCCAACTGACAAGAGTGATGATGGTAAGAAATTGAAGCATGTTGCACTATCTTCTAGGTATTGGGTTCATTCCCCTcttgatgcttcaaggtggagattgttgtggGTGAAGCATCAAAACTATGCTGTCTTGATTGGAGGGCAAAGTTGGCAACCTCAGCAGTCCATATGGACGGTTGATGGAGGACCACGTTGCAACCATCAAGGGCCTCTCCTCTCTATCCGGCGCCTCTTGATTATCCTTGCTCTGCCCAACGCCCTTTTGCTTGTCCTTATTGCCTTTCTGTCATTCGTGTTCTATGATTAATTGATGGCCATCGATGCTGCCTTTACCAGATCCTATCTCAGCCGTTCAACTTTCATATAAATTCAACAGTGCCTCGGGATGGTAAGTAGATAGGAAAAATCGCAAAAAAGAAAGGGGGAAAAGAGGGAGATCAATCGGGAGAGGTTCTCATTCTTGGGTGAGCATCGTCTTTGTTCTTGTATCTCTGTTCTTGTTGTAATCGTTGGTTCTGGGTTTGCTTCTAATCAATATTTGATGAGTATGAGGCTATTTTGTTTAGACGAACCAGTGATGTATAGTTTGTATGGTTGGATTTTGTAACCCTACTTGATTAAGTGCAGTAAGCTTTTTCTTCCTGAGTTCAACGTGAACGTAGCCcatttgggtgaaccacggtaattCTATTGTGTCCCTtgttcatttctatttttccgTTCTGTTTGCTTTCATTTGATTGCATGAGTATGGTGAATATTTTTTGTTCTATCAAAGCTTTTGGATTCTGAAATAGGTTTCTTATAATTTGTCTATTTAAGTCTTCCGCTGTGCTCAACAGTTGTATGTTATTGAAATTTATTCATTGTTTTgggatttggtttgattttgtttacTTTCTATAATATTAAGAAGTTGTTAATATTATATTGAACTTCATCTACAACGCACACAGTGAGATTTTGTTTGTATcaaattgaatttcttaataaataatcaattttgagttatttaaattgaattatttacacggtaattgttttgaaattgatcctaaaaatggattttaaagttactcgattaaattatttaatgtgatatttAAAATAGTAGTTTATTGTATCACAAGgagagtatttatttttgtgatttttttacgCAGTTTGACCAATTAGCTTTTGTTTAACATGGAGAGAGATAATGAACCATATTACACAAATTTGTTGAACGATAACCTGAATCTTTATGACCAGTATGTAATATCGCTGCCACTCCATCATAACCTAATACATCTGAACTCAATACTCAAAGAAAGCCATGAACAAGAAATTTCTCAATGCGAGAGGATTTAATGCTCTTATCAGCATGGCTAAATATTAGTACGGATGCTACACATGGTAATgatcaaacaaaacaaaggtATTGGGAAATGATTCGTGCTTATTTCAATCAATATAAAGAGTTTGAATTTGATCAAAATCTCAATTCGTTGATGCATTGTTGGTCTACAATTCAACTTGCTGTGAGCAAATTTTCTAGATACTATAACCAAATAGATGGTAGAAATCAAAGTGGaacaacataacaaaataagGTAACCTCTGTCGTTATTTGAtgtttgataattattaatatcatgttgctagtcattattttattaacattattatttaattgtCTAGATTTCTGAGGCAATAGAAATGTACAAGAGCCTACAAAAATCCCATGGTATATTCATGTCCATTGATAGTATACGAAACTTCAGGACCGCAACCTTCTGCTAATTCAGAGAATACATGGAATCTATCTAGCACATTAATATCGTTTAATGATCCCGGTAATCTAAAAAAGGCATGCCATATCCACATATCATAAGAAGCTATTGCTTCCAAAATAATCGTTGGTTCACAAGCATGACTTGTATACATTCCATGCCATGCAGTTGGATAATTTTTCTACTTCCAATGCATGCAATCAATGCTACCCAACATACTTGGAAACCCACACTTCTCGGCCACGCTCATCAACCTTGCaatatcactattatttgatCACCTCAAATATTGCTCTCCAAATACTTCAACTACTATTTTCGTaaacctcttcaaactctctatTGTTGTACTTTCATCAATCCTAACATATTCATCCACAGCATCTACAGGTGATCCATATGCGAGCATCCTTAATGCAACTGTCATTTTTTGGAGTGATGATAATCTGGGAACTCCTACAGCATCAAATCTTTGAACAAAATATTGATCATGTGTTTTAATTGCTCCTTGAATTCGTAGAAATAATGATCGATGCTTATGAAACCTTCTGTaaaataattgtgatggatATGTTGGTGAATCTGCAAAATAATCACGATAAAGCCTCTCATGACCTTCAGCTCTGCTGCGATTGATGATACGGTGGTTTAACACGGATCCACCGTGATGTGAAAAAGAGTTGTGATCCATATGTTGAGGATACTGTTCAACTAAAGTTGTAGCAATAGCCTCAtcctcttcatcatcttcaacttcttcatggatcattcgaatgaacatACGGATGTTGTTGAACATGATGGCTGAAACGAGATTATTGAAGATTGGTGATGGCAGTTGGTGTTGTAGATTTGTGGATTGTAAATTTTTTGACCCAATGGATCATCTATTTATAAGGCATAGGAATATGACCGTTGTTAGAATATTTCAGGGGAATATAGCAGTTGAAATATGACCGTTGTTGGAATCTTTCAATAAAATATAGCTGTTTAGAATATGACCGTTGTAATATTCCATTAGAACATAGATGTTGGAATATGActgttatttaaaatattaattttttaattatgaaaatattttaattaattttgttaaataatcgtttttaaaaaatattagtaaatttatttataaatatattaaatattataaaaatctattaccgtcatatttattattaaattatcaaataactaataaattttatagtaataaaaattataagtgaggtaaaataaatagaattaaaaaattttaataaataagtgaGATAGGGAATGGAATAAAGAGTGAGATAGGGAGTGTGGTTGGAGCACACacaattttttaggaaaaatcaGAATAGggagtgaattatttataatataatatggagTGGGATAAGTAGTGTGGTTGGAGATGGCCTAATGACCTCGACAGGGACCAATTCTTTAAAATCACCAACaaagaaataagataaaagCAATCATGAGAGAAAGTAGACAAAGAAGTTCATCCTCATCAATAATGCccttttttaaaacaaaaataaaaaaattccttaGAATGCACCTTGCCACCATAACCAACCAAACAAAGGTCTCAACCTTAGGTAGGGAAATGGGCCACCTACCTCATTATTTAGATTAGGAGCCGCCCTTTCCAAttgaaatctaaaaaaaaatattaaaaactcacCATTGTTGCTAAAGCTCCAAACAATTGATGGCCGTGATGCATTTTACTTATTCATTTTATAAGATTGCATCTTGATTGGAGGAGCATGATCGATCCGAGTATTAACTCTTGaacctttctttttattttatttttttatatggtaTCTTGGTTTGAAATTGCAGATTTCGTTATTTCTTTCAGTTGATGTACaccagacagacagacagactaGATCGAAATATTGAGATTCCATTTCTATATATATGGATGCACCACTGATTCAAGACTTTTGATGTTGATTTCGTGTTTTGATCAATTAGGAAAGCGATGGTGGAAGAAGTGGCATAGTTTGGAGCAAAGGTTCAGGTTCACACGTGTTCCCGTAAACAGGGCGAGTTTGATGGATGGATGGACCAGTGCTTGGCAGAATGCAGGAGCAAGGGGTTTGCTATGACGGGATCCATTTCCGATGTGTTCTCTGGATCCGAACGTGAGAAGCTGATGAAAACGATCTCCTCTATGTTTGCCGGCAATCTCAATATCCTCGTGAGTCTGATTATTTCTAACCTTGTTAATCTGTTATCTAGCctgaaattataaattattctttCCTAAATTTCAGTATAAAAATTCATCCAAAATTatataactctctctctctctctctctctctcaaaccacAATCGAAGATGATAGGAAGAAGCGTATCAAAGATGATGACAATAGAATATTCAATGTCGCTGTAACCCTAGTCAAGAACACAACTGCAATTATCAGAATTGGGGGTTGTAGGAAAATTCCATCTCGATTCAGGTTGCTCAAGGTCGAGTGAAATCCACCTCAATTAAATGAAACCCCAATTGAGAAATCCCCCCTTTAGATTGGGTTTCATAGTGTAAGATTGATTTAGAGAGAGTGAAAAGGAAATTGCGGAGGGGCAGTTGGTCTTGATGGAGAGAAGGTGGCGGTCGGGTCACAGAGAAGGCAACTTTGTCATAGAGTCCAGATTTGTTGTTTCTATTTCACGTCTCCTTAGTTATctcttcaataaaaataaatcatttacCAAATTAATAAACATCATCAAatagtgattaaataaaaaaattatagaaattgtCATAGCCTAGGCAATGCCTTCAAAGATTGTTGCATACCCCAAACTAATACGCTCAAGATCTTCCTCCCTAGCGAATTGATGTGAGATTCGACACGTTACAGTAATACACGCCCCATCCTTCTCTTGGGATGTGCAATGTCCCCATTGCACGACTCCCACCATTGTTAGATCAATGGAttagctctaataccatacTGTCACAACTTAGACAACCATTTTCAATATGTTGCTGCCTAGCTCAAACTAATATAACTAGAATCTCTCCTCTGTTaaaccgatgtgggattcgaCACGCTACAGTAACACACGCTCTATCCCCCTCCCAGAATATGTAGTGTCCCTACTGCACGATCCCCAACACTGCTGGACCAGTGGGTCAGCTCTAATACTATACTGTCACAGCCTAGGCAACTACCTTCAAAGGTTGTTGCCTAGCCTAGACTAATATACCCAAGATCTCTCTCCCGGCAAATCGACGTGAAATTCGACACACTACATTAACACACGTCATTTTTGTTtggttatataaattttttgaaataattactATTTGATGatatgtattaatttggtgatatGACTTATTTTTATTAGAGAAATAACTAAGGGGACATAAAATAAGAATGGCAGATCTAGACTCGTCATCATCATCTTATTTTCATCTCAACATCTCTTATTATGGTTTCTAGTCGGCCTGAGAGAGGGAAATAGAGCTATGATGCATGGAAACGTCTCAGAGACACCATTTCGACATTTTTGAAATGTTGTCTTTTGAAAAATgtcgaaaaatatttttaagttatttttgtaatttcaaaaactctTTGGGACTATTTcgtaataacttaaaaatattggaaatgcATTTCCGCTTTGGAAACGCATTCCCATCAACCAACGAGATTAGAGACAACAAATTATATCTTTAACCATCATATATTAATTGGCTGCCTTAGTGACTGTCCCTTTGAAATTGTTCCCCCTTATTACCTAATTGCTCAATGCTCAGTGTCATCgtcaattcacaaacacaaactaaCACGTTTCAATGCTCAATGCTGTCATTTCTGTACAACATGTATCAATTCACAACTCTTATTACTTAGTGGCGTCATCAATTCACAATTCTAATTGATTGGTATTGTTGTTGATCCACAAACACAAAGGATTTGACTGAGTTGGCTCGTTGATCAAAAATCAACTACTGATGGCGATCATCCAACTTTTccctttgtatatatttattttagttttgtaCTTTattacatatgtatatatattatctgtATGTATTGATTTATGTTATATGAATGTAtcgtgcatgtatatatattatgtgaatCAGTGATTCAGTAAATGTATAGTGTATAAttgtgtaatatttatttttctaatttaatactATGTATGTAATACAGAGtatgtaatatttatatttatgtatataatacTTATTATGTGAATATATGTAATACTTATAGAGTATTGACTATTAATGtatgtgaatatatataatacttataaaacttatatttatatttatttaaatgcattgtgaaatttatgtttattttaaaattgaataactatttttttataattttttatgttaaaaattatatttacaaaaaaactcctatattttttttatttacacattttcttACATTTACATTTCTTACttgtttgaaaaatatcattttttatttttattttgtatcatatttattttt is a window encoding:
- the LOC127788035 gene encoding uncharacterized protein LOC127788035, giving the protein MFNNIRMFIRMIHEEVEDDEEDEAIATTLVEQYPQHMDHNSFSHHGGSVLNHRIINRSRAEGHERLYRDYFADSPTYPSQLFYRRFHKHRSLFLRIQGAIKTHDQYFVQRFDAVGVPRLSSLQKMTVALRMLAYGSPVDAVDEYVRIDESTTIESLKRFTKIVVEVFGEQYLR